One window of the Tachypleus tridentatus isolate NWPU-2018 chromosome 10, ASM421037v1, whole genome shotgun sequence genome contains the following:
- the LOC143230570 gene encoding uncharacterized protein LOC143230570 isoform X3, with protein sequence MFERANISVKGFEPAGHKWQIECLKHQAMPGRSRVARTLIMSLANNRISSTEGVEYPLLRKLNLNWNGQSLLAGALTSSRQLLSLYHFPSEPFHDPKFMIITGIIRV encoded by the exons ATGTTTGAAAGAGCGAACATTTCGGTGAAGGGTTTCGAACCCGCCGGTCACAAATGGCAGATCGAGTGTCTTAagcaccaggccatgccaggtcgaTCCAGAGTTGCCCGAACCTTG ATAATGAGTTTGGCAAACAACAGAATATCGTCGACAGAGGGCGTTGAATACCCATTGTTGAGAAAACTGAACCTAAACT GGAATGGTCAGTCTTTATTGGCTGGAGCTCTTACGTCTTCCCGGCAGCTGCTCTCCCTCTACCATTTTCCGTCAGAGCCGTTTCACGATCCCAAGTTTATGATTATTACTGGCATTATAAGGGTATAA
- the LOC143230570 gene encoding uncharacterized protein LOC143230570 isoform X5, giving the protein MFHFTIMSLANNRISSTEGVEYPLLRKLNLNWNGQSLLAGALTSSRQLLSLYHFPSEPFHDPKFMIITGIIRV; this is encoded by the exons ATGTTTCATTTCACC ATAATGAGTTTGGCAAACAACAGAATATCGTCGACAGAGGGCGTTGAATACCCATTGTTGAGAAAACTGAACCTAAACT GGAATGGTCAGTCTTTATTGGCTGGAGCTCTTACGTCTTCCCGGCAGCTGCTCTCCCTCTACCATTTTCCGTCAGAGCCGTTTCACGATCCCAAGTTTATGATTATTACTGGCATTATAAGGGTATAA